In bacterium, a single window of DNA contains:
- a CDS encoding DNA cytosine methyltransferase, translating into MERIERIQTGNRAKRKVYAVDLFCGAGGLTCGLERAGIDVRLGVDIDPVCEHPFSANNAAKFLLKSVENLEAKDLERVFRKNGIRLLAGCAPCQTFSTYNQKATPDDKRWWLLRQFSRLVQEISPELVTMENVPRLERLGVFQEFLYGLDDAGYHVDHRIVNCEDYGIPQHRQRLVLLASKLGPIRLLSPGEFGSKRTTVRDAIADLPPLRAGEMEETDPLHQASILSDLNKKRIEASKPGGTWRDWQKTLVADCHKKKTGKTYPSVYGRMCWEEPAPTITTQFFGFGNGRFGHPDQNRAISLREGAILQSFPKDYEFVPPGQPIYKKSVGRLIGNAVPPKLGEVIGLSILRHVDRWTKSRRKTSAGARANA; encoded by the coding sequence ATGGAACGGATCGAACGGATACAGACAGGGAACCGAGCGAAGCGCAAAGTCTACGCCGTGGACCTATTCTGCGGTGCCGGCGGACTGACGTGCGGACTCGAGCGAGCGGGCATCGACGTCCGCCTTGGGGTCGATATCGATCCTGTCTGCGAGCATCCTTTCTCTGCGAACAACGCCGCTAAGTTTCTTCTGAAATCCGTCGAAAACCTCGAGGCGAAAGACCTCGAACGGGTATTTCGCAAAAACGGCATCCGTCTGTTGGCCGGATGCGCTCCCTGTCAAACATTTTCCACCTACAACCAGAAGGCGACCCCGGACGACAAACGGTGGTGGCTCCTCCGTCAGTTCTCCCGGCTCGTTCAGGAGATTTCCCCCGAACTGGTAACGATGGAGAACGTTCCGCGACTCGAACGCCTAGGTGTCTTCCAAGAATTCCTCTACGGCCTTGACGACGCAGGATATCACGTCGACCACAGGATCGTGAACTGTGAGGACTATGGAATTCCACAGCACCGCCAGAGGCTCGTTCTCCTGGCTTCTAAGCTCGGCCCCATTCGTTTGCTGTCTCCTGGGGAATTCGGGTCAAAGCGTACAACGGTGAGGGATGCTATCGCCGATTTGCCGCCTTTGCGAGCGGGCGAGATGGAAGAGACAGATCCATTGCATCAGGCCTCTATCCTTTCGGACCTGAACAAGAAGAGGATCGAGGCATCCAAACCCGGAGGAACTTGGCGAGACTGGCAAAAGACGCTGGTAGCCGACTGTCACAAGAAGAAAACCGGCAAGACCTATCCGAGCGTCTACGGTCGCATGTGCTGGGAAGAGCCGGCTCCCACGATCACCACTCAGTTCTTCGGATTCGGTAACGGTCGCTTCGGACATCCAGATCAAAATCGTGCCATCTCGTTGCGTGAAGGGGCGATTCTGCAGAGCTTCCCGAAAGACTACGAATTCGTTCCTCCCGGACAGCCTATTTACAAGAAATCGGTAGGAAGGTTGATCGGCAACGCCGTGCCACCGAAACTCGGAGAAGTGATCGGGCTGAGCATACTCCGCCATGTCGATCGGTGGACAAAAAGTCGAAGGAAAACGAGCGCCGGAGCGAGAGCGAATGCCTGA
- a CDS encoding helix-turn-helix domain-containing protein: MTEIEDRWLSVEEISKYLGVSNDTVYRWIDKHRMPAHRMGQLWKFKKDEIDEWVKAGGASSHDQRTE; this comes from the coding sequence ATGACCGAGATCGAAGACCGATGGCTGTCGGTGGAAGAGATATCCAAATACCTCGGTGTCAGCAACGACACGGTGTACCGATGGATCGACAAACACCGGATGCCCGCTCACCGGATGGGTCAACTATGGAAATTCAAAAAAGACGAAATCGATGAATGGGTAAAGGCCGGAGGTGCCTCATCACACGACCAGAGGACCGAGTAG
- a CDS encoding gamma-glutamylcyclotransferase yields the protein MNPKEPLKPNTNGMLRLFVYGTPKRGFWNHDRFCRGVLAVGDALVRGRLFETSSGIPVLEVPEEDILAVGTANPLADVATQAHVTARISNSEPTPDRLPKKGTGAPWGPVYGEILTFDDPETRLPAIDRLEGFHPGGPCLYRRVLVPVQVNGTVLPVWLYVGFPSTERGLQPLGSSRWPRNG from the coding sequence ATGAACCCGAAAGAACCCTTGAAGCCGAACACAAACGGAATGCTGAGGCTCTTCGTCTACGGCACACCGAAGCGCGGTTTCTGGAACCACGACCGCTTCTGCCGGGGAGTCCTGGCGGTGGGGGACGCCTTGGTCCGCGGCCGCCTCTTCGAGACATCCTCCGGAATCCCGGTCCTGGAGGTTCCGGAGGAGGACATCCTTGCCGTCGGGACCGCCAACCCGCTCGCCGACGTGGCCACACAAGCGCACGTGACGGCCCGCATTTCCAATTCCGAGCCAACCCCCGACCGGCTCCCGAAGAAGGGCACAGGCGCGCCCTGGGGCCCCGTGTACGGGGAGATTCTCACCTTCGACGATCCCGAAACCCGCCTTCCGGCCATCGACCGGCTGGAGGGGTTTCACCCCGGCGGTCCCTGCCTCTACCGCCGCGTCCTGGTACCGGTCCAGGTCAACGGAACCGTGCTTCCGGTCTGGCTCTACGTCGGTTTCCCTTCGACAGAGCGGGGACTGCAACCGTTAGGGTCCTCAAGATGGCCCCGGAACGGGTAA
- a CDS encoding glucosamine 6-phosphate synthetase, whose translation MCGFAGVIFGNKRRRAEDREYLAWLFTRLLLSEEREPHATGAAWLDTDGGHRLFKRPVTAERFVTDKAFAELLASINNRAALLIGHTRWRTRGDERINSNNHPIRAGEVIGTHNGTIYNADYLFRRWKMRRFAEVDSEILFRLAANAARDGAMDIERFKARLRRCRGQITAVIACRTDPGTVFVLKGNRPLELRWHPRRKTVLYASDPAYLDAVLAEEKGWREIAVPPMSLVVFRREDLAAYSVEPFEFVARERKGAEP comes from the coding sequence ATGTGCGGGTTCGCGGGAGTCATCTTCGGAAATAAGCGGCGACGCGCCGAGGATCGGGAGTATCTCGCCTGGCTCTTCACCCGCCTGCTGCTGAGCGAGGAGCGCGAGCCCCACGCCACGGGCGCGGCATGGCTCGACACCGACGGCGGGCACCGGCTCTTCAAACGCCCGGTGACGGCCGAGCGGTTCGTGACGGACAAGGCCTTCGCCGAACTCCTGGCCAGCATAAACAACCGCGCCGCGCTCCTCATCGGACACACCCGTTGGCGCACCCGCGGGGACGAACGGATCAACAGCAACAACCACCCGATCCGCGCCGGGGAGGTGATCGGCACCCACAACGGCACCATTTACAACGCCGACTACCTGTTCCGGCGCTGGAAGATGCGGCGCTTCGCCGAGGTGGACAGCGAAATTCTGTTCCGCCTGGCCGCGAACGCCGCACGGGACGGTGCCATGGATATCGAGCGGTTCAAGGCGCGGCTCCGCCGCTGCCGCGGGCAGATCACCGCCGTCATCGCCTGCCGGACCGACCCGGGCACCGTCTTTGTGCTCAAGGGGAACCGGCCGTTGGAACTGCGCTGGCATCCCCGCCGCAAAACGGTTCTCTACGCTTCGGACCCCGCATACCTCGACGCCGTGCTGGCGGAGGAAAAAGGCTGGCGTGAGATTGCGGTCCCGCCCATGAGCCTGGTGGTGTTCCGGCGCGAGGACCTGGCCGCGTATTCGGTGGAGCCCTTCGAGTTCGTCGCCCGGGAGAGAAAAGGCGCGGAGCCATGA
- a CDS encoding DUF5049 domain-containing protein, producing the protein MLSGVELTVRGDTPEEKAASFLDALIKHGLAEVQDDKPTRIPIPALVWQGIDAVRLSGLTNMLDRPVVARLAGELGWPDAAHWIEEHPKEYAEGVFRGFIVDPQGGKS; encoded by the coding sequence ATGCTGTCCGGCGTCGAGCTTACGGTCCGGGGCGACACGCCCGAGGAAAAAGCGGCATCCTTCCTCGATGCCCTGATCAAACACGGCCTTGCCGAGGTGCAGGACGACAAACCCACGCGGATACCGATTCCCGCCTTGGTCTGGCAGGGCATCGACGCGGTCCGGCTCTCGGGGTTGACCAACATGCTCGACCGGCCGGTCGTCGCCCGGCTGGCCGGGGAGCTCGGCTGGCCGGACGCCGCGCACTGGATCGAGGAGCATCCGAAGGAATACGCCGAAGGCGTCTTCCGCGGGTTCATCGTCGATCCGCAGGGAGGGAAATCCTGA
- a CDS encoding amidoligase family protein: MDLRRINFGIEIETVKRTRERVAQAIQSVVGGQVRHIGSPGSFDPWEVTDDHGRVWKVVSDGSLINVPVHLRAEVVSPVLSYEDIPVLQEVVRALRACGAKVDDRCGIHVHVDATAFDGRTLANLAKIVYKQEALILTALGVNETRRRNYSKPVSDDLIAQIERRRPRTRDKLNHIWYGYHNRQPQHYDSTRYHGVNLHNVWYRGTVEFRWFEGTLHAGKVKAYIQLVLAVAAKALNGRAASSRKRSFDPQSARYDFRVFLLHLGLIGDEFKTARKHLIAALPGDSAFKRGRVKPDEQPAPKAESLMEAWPDNPAGQPDWTRQGRARRARAMDGPSQPRPPVFSGDETGGMQGGAS, encoded by the coding sequence ATGGACTTACGCCGGATCAACTTCGGAATCGAGATCGAGACAGTCAAACGGACGCGCGAGCGGGTCGCCCAGGCGATCCAATCGGTGGTGGGCGGCCAGGTCCGCCACATCGGCAGCCCGGGCAGCTTCGACCCCTGGGAGGTCACCGACGACCATGGACGGGTTTGGAAAGTGGTATCCGACGGCTCGCTCATCAATGTGCCGGTACACTTGCGGGCCGAGGTGGTGAGCCCCGTCCTGTCTTACGAGGACATCCCCGTCCTCCAGGAGGTCGTCCGGGCGCTGCGGGCCTGCGGAGCCAAGGTGGACGACCGTTGCGGCATCCACGTCCACGTCGACGCCACAGCCTTTGACGGCCGGACCCTCGCGAACCTCGCCAAGATCGTCTACAAGCAGGAAGCGCTCATCCTCACCGCCCTGGGTGTGAACGAGACCCGCCGTCGCAACTACAGCAAACCGGTGAGCGACGACCTCATCGCCCAGATCGAGCGCCGCCGTCCCAGGACCAGGGACAAGCTCAACCACATTTGGTACGGCTACCACAACCGGCAGCCCCAGCACTACGACAGCACCCGCTACCACGGGGTGAACCTGCACAACGTCTGGTACCGAGGCACCGTCGAGTTCCGCTGGTTCGAGGGGACGCTCCACGCGGGCAAGGTGAAAGCCTACATCCAACTGGTCCTGGCCGTGGCGGCCAAGGCGCTGAACGGCCGGGCGGCATCGAGCCGCAAGCGGTCCTTCGACCCGCAGAGCGCCCGGTACGACTTCCGGGTCTTCCTGCTCCACCTGGGGCTCATCGGCGACGAGTTCAAGACCGCGCGCAAGCATCTGATCGCCGCCCTGCCAGGGGACTCGGCCTTCAAACGCGGCAGGGTGAAACCAGACGAACAACCCGCCCCAAAGGCGGAATCCCTCATGGAGGCCTGGCCCGACAATCCGGCAGGACAGCCGGATTGGACGCGCCAAGGGCGCGCCCGAAGGGCGAGGGCCATGGATGGCCCGAGTCAACCCCGGCCTCCGGTGTTTTCGGGGGACGAGACCGGCGGGATGCAAGGAGGCGCGTCATGA
- a CDS encoding DUF169 domain-containing protein, which translates to MDISFRDSFLARWEKYFPGAEPPVAFFYAESPGDAEVRKPQTQHACIIGDLARVRAGRAMAFDECGAICGGAKRYLGFAPGLREGFEYFLSYGIPGKMDGERYKKTPEIVKELLAKMPKFDAPKPYIVFKRFDMLDAADSPDVVIFFATPDVMSGLFTLSGFDEAEAEAVIAPFAAGCGSIVQYPYRELANGTMRGVIGMFDVSARPCVPADRLTFAVPWPKFVRMAENMDESFLITNSWKLVRNRMENAARRA; encoded by the coding sequence ATGGATATTTCGTTTCGCGATTCGTTTCTGGCGCGCTGGGAGAAGTACTTCCCCGGCGCGGAGCCGCCCGTCGCGTTCTTTTACGCGGAATCGCCGGGCGATGCGGAAGTGCGCAAGCCGCAGACCCAGCACGCGTGCATCATCGGCGACCTGGCGCGCGTGCGCGCGGGCCGCGCGATGGCGTTCGACGAGTGCGGCGCGATCTGCGGCGGTGCGAAGCGGTATCTCGGATTCGCGCCGGGGCTGCGCGAGGGATTCGAATATTTCCTTTCCTACGGAATCCCCGGAAAGATGGATGGCGAGCGCTACAAAAAAACGCCCGAAATCGTCAAAGAACTTCTTGCGAAAATGCCGAAATTCGACGCGCCGAAACCGTACATCGTTTTCAAGCGGTTCGACATGCTTGACGCGGCCGACTCGCCCGACGTCGTCATTTTTTTCGCGACGCCCGACGTGATGTCCGGGCTGTTTACATTATCGGGATTCGACGAGGCGGAGGCCGAAGCGGTAATCGCGCCGTTCGCCGCGGGCTGCGGGAGCATCGTTCAATATCCATACCGGGAACTCGCGAACGGGACGATGCGCGGCGTAATCGGGATGTTCGACGTGAGCGCGCGGCCGTGCGTGCCGGCGGACAGGCTCACGTTCGCCGTGCCGTGGCCCAAGTTCGTGCGGATGGCGGAGAACATGGACGAAAGCTTCCTGATAACGAACTCGTGGAAGCTCGTTCGCAACAGGATGGAAAACGCTGCGCGGCGGGCGTAG
- a CDS encoding type II toxin-antitoxin system HicB family antitoxin, with product MWVAECPSLPGCVTQGESRVEAIANIKTAIRLYIEVLEEDGMPVPA from the coding sequence ATGTGGGTGGCGGAATGCCCAAGCCTGCCGGGATGCGTCACGCAAGGCGAAAGCCGCGTTGAGGCTATCGCCAACATCAAGACGGCCATCAGGCTTTACATCGAGGTCCTCGAAGAGGACGGCATGCCCGTTCCTGCATAG
- a CDS encoding 2-oxoisovalerate dehydrogenase, whose product MPGGDSVSEIIFEVREDPECGYRARALGYPIFTQGETMAELKEMARDAVRLFFENDGNNSIYYSCS is encoded by the coding sequence ATTCCCGGAGGTGATTCCGTGAGCGAAATCATTTTTGAAGTGCGCGAGGATCCGGAGTGCGGATACCGCGCCCGCGCGCTTGGCTATCCCATATTCACGCAGGGCGAGACGATGGCCGAGTTGAAGGAGATGGCCAGGGACGCCGTGCGGCTGTTTTTTGAAAACGACGGGAACAATTCTATTTATTATTCCTGCTCTTGA
- a CDS encoding NYN domain-containing protein yields MRVIAYIDGFNLYYGCLKDSPFRWLDLVALTRKLAPGQDIQRVKYFTALVKDRGGSSGKRFRQQVYLRALRCNPLVEIHLGRFLTNVVALPLAGSAPNAPKLVKVLKTQEKGSDVNLATHLVADALLDRFDSALVVTNDSDLLEAIRTARNLAGKRVGIVNPQKRASAALQNACDFYRPIRANALAACQLPDRLTDGTGSIHKPAGW; encoded by the coding sequence ATGCGCGTAATCGCCTATATCGACGGCTTCAACCTGTATTACGGATGCCTTAAGGATTCGCCGTTTCGCTGGCTCGATCTTGTGGCACTTACTCGCAAACTTGCGCCGGGCCAAGATATTCAGCGCGTCAAATACTTTACCGCCCTTGTGAAAGACCGGGGCGGTTCGTCTGGAAAAAGGTTCAGGCAACAGGTTTATCTGAGAGCGCTTAGATGTAATCCCCTTGTGGAGATACACCTGGGGAGGTTTTTAACCAACGTTGTCGCACTGCCATTGGCAGGATCGGCACCAAATGCTCCAAAGCTTGTCAAAGTGCTTAAGACTCAGGAGAAGGGCTCCGATGTAAATTTGGCGACACACTTGGTTGCGGACGCCTTGTTGGATCGCTTTGATTCGGCCCTGGTTGTAACAAACGACTCGGATTTGCTTGAGGCCATTAGAACCGCAAGAAATTTGGCTGGCAAGCGCGTCGGGATCGTAAATCCCCAGAAGCGCGCCAGCGCAGCACTTCAAAACGCCTGCGATTTCTACCGGCCCATTCGCGCAAACGCGCTTGCCGCTTGCCAACTGCCCGACAGATTGACCGACGGCACGGGCAGCATTCATAAGCCCGCGGGCTGGTAA